The Tachysurus vachellii isolate PV-2020 chromosome 21, HZAU_Pvac_v1, whole genome shotgun sequence region GCTATTTGTTCAATCGTGTCAGGGTCTCACAtttgaggcaggaatacacatTGTATGGAGTCAATTAAAGGGAATCATGCATCACACTCAATCACGTCTAGGGCCACTTTATCGCACCCTGCCTAAATCCCACACAAGTGAAAAGAAATGTGCTatatttcctcccaacagagttttacTCATCATACCTCTAGTCTGTGACCTATCGAACTagtattaatgtattcattgatggtGGATACTTTAAAGCATAATGGCATGGCGCttaggcatctgccaaatgccatagatgtaaatgtaaatttaaacaaaaccaGGTGTAGGTTAGACTTACAACTATACAAGAAACCTTATTTCTAAAGtttctcacatttttttaaaagtgttttcaAAATTGAATAACCAGTTTTTAAATAGAGtcatttgttttgcagatgGTTGTACCATTACAATTCAGCCTGCTAAACTAGTGGTGGAGTTTGGTGCTTCTGCCACAGCTAACTGTTCCACAACCATCACCCATAATGGAATGGGTTGGGAAGCAGTGACTGGAGCAGTGGATCTAACAAAAGGCGTCCAGTTCCTTATCTGGAGGGTAGAGAGTCTGAAATACTGGGACACACAGCCAATATGCTACATAAATGCACACATGCAGTGCGAATCCGAGCTCCCAGTTACTGTTTACAGTGAGTCGTATGTTACCCGCTGAGTTTGAGATGTAATAACGTATACCCTGAATGccttatatatgatataaagaAAACGTCTGCTCTTTCTCCACAGAACGTCCGGAGAAGGTGTCGATCAGCACCGTGGATCACACAGGGCCAATGATTGAGGGCAAACAGTACAAGCTCGATTGTGATGTTCAGAATGTTGCTCCTGTTAATCTCCTCACTGTCAACTGGTACAAAGGACAGCCAGGACAGCTAGTGAAAAGTGTACAATTTAATAACATTTCCTCCAAAACACCAGTAAACCGTTCTACTGAACTCAGCATCTCGACCAGCAAAGAAGATGATGGAGTTCAGTACAGATGTGAGGCAAAGCTAGAACTAGGACCAGAAGGACCTCAACCTCCTCCTATAAAGACATCAGATCCTCTCAGCATTATAGTGCACTGTGAGTGTTTCACAGAGTCTGTAGGCTCTACATatctacatattttaatattgcaTTTTTCCAGGTAATTTAATCTTTTCAGTCTAGAAATGTAGTGAAAATTCTAGAAATGTTCTTCTCACATTGAATTTTgtcacattgttttatttttcagacaaACCTGTAATATCACAAGTTTAAATTGATgtgttaattttaaaattattagttgctatagtaacaactcaagCATAATGTTTTCAGGCTACGAAACCAAGCACATCATACGATTTCCTAAATTTGTTGAACAATTTCATGAAGTGTGAGTCTTTTGAGAAgtggtaaggtaaggtaaggtaaacttttattgtccccagtagggaaatttgttttatatacagtacacacattagacagatacaattcacaagatattgaatacataaaatagcaACTATGTCCTTCCCTTATTTAACAACTTCACCGACACTGGGATaagagtttttaaatctatttaatctgcAGCGAGGAACTCTGAACCTCCTGCCAGAAGGCAACAACTCATacttcatattcaaaacatgggaaaaatcacagacaatccTCTCAGCGTgtcttacagtggcatgttcGTACATAGTTTGCATGTACGAACATGGGAAATTTAGACAGGCAATTTAAGCAAGCACAGaacaaaactgtttgtttattaactttaatgTCATAGGTGGTAACAACCATTAGACCCCGAACAATGTGTTTAAGTTGGTTTTAAAAAGTTCTGAAAACCAGGAAAAGAGACTAATCAATAGAACTTCAGTAGAAACATGCAGTTGAATTTTAACATGGATTGCTTTACAACCAGGGAACGGCTTCTAGAGAACTACtttaagtattttaaaacaGCATGTCGGTATATCGAGTATTAAtcattattgtattatatacagttatgTGTATAACagtaaaacatatttgtttgatttcatgaacaaaataaaagttgcACTTTTGGCTCAGTATTTGTGACATGATGTTTCCGTCTCAAACTTTGTCCATAGATGGTCCAGAAATTCAGCCAGTCACACGCTCAGAAGTGGTGAAAGCAGGCAATGACTTGTCTCTGAGCTGCACTGCAGAAGGAAATCCAGAGCCTGAAGTGAGCTGGAGCTTTCAAAACCAAACTAAGGCCACTGGGAGGCGGCAGACAATTCTAAACCTTTCTAAAGCCAATTCTGCTGATGCTGGTGAATATTTGTGCACCGCTTCTAATGAACTTGGGAGCAAAACAAGGACCGTCTCACTGACAGTAGAAGGTACGTCTAATGTCAAGTCTAAATGTAGGTTAGAAAATACCATATGTCATCAACACAGGCAAATGATTTAGTTTAactaattaaatttattaaaaaaattgtacttTGTTAAAGACAATGTGTTATGTAGCATGCATTACTGACTAACTTgagtcttgtctttttttctattttctttacagaaagCAACACGCGAACAATAATAATCTGTGTTGGGGTTCTATTACTGATTTTAATTATTGCATATGgaatttacatttttgtcaGGCGCAGATAATCTGAAAGGTAAACCATATAGACTAATGGTGATGTCTCTATGTCACTATTGAAGTAGAATGATGGATAAGTAGTGATGTTACCGGTGTTGTaatcagaggtgggtagtaacgaattacatttacttcgttatatttacttgagtacattttttgggtaacttgtactttttgagtataattaaagatgcatacttttactcttactcaagtagatttttagtggaaaaactttacttttacttcgctaCAATCGGCGGCGTTCCTCCGTTACTCAAATGGTAACAAAtctgagatttaataaataataattagtttatatgacaagtctcgCGAAACGTTGGAGAGGCTGCTTCGCGAGAGTATACTGCACATCTCCCGCTGAAGTTTAGCGCGcctttagttggaagatgatggctgaagcagaggaagacgtttgcgctttatcaaaggcagatcacaTGTGgccacaaattaattctatgttttcactccaagatgtaaaatataatagctttataatgcgatgcattctgtgtgcaccaaaacaaacagacattgcagcttacaagaattccagctccaacctgAATCTTTTCCCTCACATACGCTCTCGTgcaatcctgtgaaccctacaaacaacacgtacatgaacaaacgttcattataagcgtctgcattttcatatccatgttccacaaaataaattgaattgcgtactgtaagacgttttgcatttatacgcaaatcctgacatctcacttaagttttttttggactacgttttttttttcactaaagtgtagaacatatacaaaataaaaacgggattatattttgttttatccctaaattaaacatattattattattattattattattattattattattattattacctaaAGAGTACATGCacttacttataaaatgtaacaaatgtaagaataaagtaaattaatcttaaaaggaagagcaggttagcccagcacatcattcatttacatcattaaaccattaatcacacacacattttatataaatatatatatatatatatgtatataattatacttcaacctgtgttttatattagcagaataaagagacttttaaggagaggtgtgtcaaagctctccaagtagttgcttcatatcaatcagatgagacgtaactagtaactaactacttgagtagttttttcatcggatacttttttactcCTACTCAAGTAAAgattaagattgttacttttactcttacttgagtaaatatttccataagtacttttacttgagtacagattttggatactcttCCCACCTCTGTTTATAACTTAAATCTCATTCATCATTGGGCAAATATACGATTCAATGTAACATTTCATGGcgtatattttgtcatatatatatttattggatATTAGTAATACGTTGAAAAATATAGGAATGCAAGAAAAGTATTTTTGTGCACCGCTTAATACCATgatcttttttaaatggttcacactttatacttttgagacaaggtctatccttaatctgtttttaggtccagtgtttgatttgctACCAGCAGCtggcctataataataataatacatcactCATTCAAGAACACTTACAATGTCCGCGACATGTTTCACGAGTTCACACTTACAAATAAGACTGTGTGTCTATATAGTCATGCTGAACAGGTGGACACCTGATTGCTGACTGCtgattgttaataaaacataattaagcacaaagcatccatctagcctacagtacagtagtctGTAAGGCAGATTTATAATCATGTAAAAGTGTGTCTGCACTTATGTACCTTCAACATTCatgagtttgatttttttttttaaaaaaacactcaaaatgtccacattcaccatacaaaaagttatctttattacatttttgtaatgGTTTTGGTTCTCTTCAAGAAAGCTTCACTTCGCCATCAATATGGAAAAGGTGTGACAACCAACACAGAAAATAACTAAAATGACTTCTGCATGATTTTAGaaataaactagatttgtaaagttcgtcaagacaaactttgatgttggctttgacagtgcaagtattcgcaaaggccggtgctttttagaggcgagtggacataagggtcagtgttacttttggaggcaagtggacagaaagattgtgaaagctactggaccgctacacttttgccaatacttttggaggcgagcggacatgagcatgtgacgtgatccgaataccgaGGCATccgaggcagttcccctcattgtgctgtgttttgatatgtcacatgtccatgttgtgcaaatttttgattttcacgtgacgtcacgtgacatggcaagaatacatgtgaggcagttccccttattgtgctgagtgttttgatatgtcacatgtccatgttgtgcaaattttttatttcgcttattttgggggcggggctacacgtgacgtcacgtgacgtgaccaaaatacacgtggggcagttcccctcattgtgctgagtgttttgatatgtcacatgtccatgttgtgctaattttttattttcacgtgacgtgacgtgaccataacacatgtgaggcacttcccctcattgggctgagtgttttgatatgtcacatgtccatgttgtgcaaatttttgatttcgcttattttgggggcggggctatacacgtgacgtcacgtgaccagtatacccggtggggtgccaatacttttggcaaaaagtggctactgagggtttggacatttcatgtcaatactgcagtcattatgggattctacttattattatactgcatagaacacaggagagaagccgtgcctgagctctgcgcacgctgcgtgtgtgaaagcttagaggaattttaggaattccccattcaagtctatgggacgttccatcgtcgactacgggaaaaccgaaagttccgtcggaacgccgagtccggaactttgtccggagtaacgtcctaaagaacctgtccgagtttggtgtaaatcgctcgaaaacttgccgagttataaacctccaaaatttataatggaagtggatacgaaaaaaggccactttgagcttccgtaccgggaatgccggaattccgatcgcttagaaaagtagtagcaacaaacttcagaccagggtctacgacatatccgaatttggtgcatgtggctcgaaagccctaggacgagttactcttgataaatttgtggctaagaataataataataataataataataataataataataataataataagcttataaaggaaatcagaatgttggcttctacaaagccaacataataataataataaagcttataaaggaaaacagaatgttggcttctacaaagccaacataataatcatTTGCTTTGTGtcaggttttatttaaatgttttctagattgcgaacaggtgtggcagtaatcaggcctgggtgtggctagagaactccggtgtgataaaccacagttaagttatgttttaacagggggggcaaacactttttcacacacttgttgtgtttacttgttatctttgaataatatttaaatttgtttgatgatctgaaacattaaagtgtgaaaaaaacgtgcaaaaaaaaaaaatcagaacactttttcacaccactgtatgtatttgtatatgtatgtatttgtacaaATGTGGATACAAACTCAAGAAATGACACATCTCAATATCTCATAAAAGCACTgatatatactataataatgCATTCGCTTGAGTTAAATCAAATGACAGCTTTTTGTGTAACAACAGAACTTCAAAAGTATTTTTAATGATATTAGTTGTGAATAAattgtgcttttaaaaattgtgaaatcttgtgtttattaaagtgtgacaaTGGAGATCACTATTAACTACATTAACTACTGGCAAGAAGgtgaatgtataaatgtatttaatgaataaattaataactttatataagattattttcttatttcacagtataggggtgtgtgtgtgtgtgtgtgtgtgtgtatatatacacatttacatttacagcatttggcagacgcccttatccagagcgatgtacataagtgcttaaatctctctcattggatacattaattctggttcactaggttacatacttaagataccatgagtttaaaacctctagggaaagttcattccaccaccttgctgccagaacagaaaagagtcttgtagtaaacttgcctcttaccctgagagatggaaccagtcgagcagtgctggtagatctgagggtgcgaggtgcagtacgaggagtgatgagggcttttgaggtaagagggagctggtccgtttttggctttgtaggccagcattaGTGTTtagaatctgatgcgtgcagctaccagaagccagtggagggatggcagcagtggggtggtatgcgagaacttaggcaggttgaaaaaaagccatgcagctgcattttggatcatttgcagaggacggattgcgttcttagggagacctgccagcagtgcgttgcagtaatccagttttgaaatgacaagagacggAACAAGTACCTGAGTAGCCTGTGtggatcagatcattgtgcagggatatagTAAGGTCATAACCTGGGGATGAatagcagttcagttttgctaggattgagctttaactgatgagcagtcatccatgatgatatttctgccagacatgctgagaccTGTCAgctcagaagctgtggtatctgggggtgggaaagagaagataagttgtgtatcatcagcatagcagtggtaagagaacccatgtgaggaaataacttcaccaagagagtgagtatacagggagacaTGAAGacgaccaagtactgagccctgtgggacaccagtggagagtctgcgtggagtagatgtcactcccttccatgttacctgaaatgagcatccttccaggtaggaagcgaaccattcccaagctgatctgcAAATCCCTCTAAatgactcctgagggtggacaagagagtcttgtggttgaccgtatcaaacgctgctgaaaggtcaaggaggataaggacggatgacagtttggctgatctagtagcatgtagtttctcagagacatccaaaattgctgtctctgtggaatgagctgctttatagccagactggttggggtcttggaggttgttctgtgagagatagacagacagttgattatagacaatgctttcaagaatttttgaaagaaacaagagaagtgatactggtctgtatttactgatgtctgatggatccagagcaggtttctttaggatgggaataacccttgctctcttgaaagtagttggtacctgaccagattctattgatctattgatgatagtggtaatgaagggcagaaagtcttgtgagatggtctggagcatagtggaagggagtggatccaatgggcagatGGAAGGATTGCAAGCCTGGAtaagttgtaaaatctcttctgctgctacagttgagaaatgtgacaacaaaggagTGGGAGAATCCATactgtgagatgtaagtgcagttggGGCAaaagtgaaggtcctgcagagttcctcaatcttctcatggtagaaagaagcaaagtcttctgcagtcagggatgatgaagaaggtggactcggggtggggtgggggtgggggggtgagtAGAGatgagatgatgttgtggagcttccgAGGGTCTTGTGATgacgaagcttcaagcttttccttgtagaaggaagtcttggcagaagtcacatctgaggagaacttgggcAGGAGTGTATGGTAAGAATCAAGATATTCATCAAGTTGTGACTTCTTCCACTTTCACTCTGATGATCTTGGCTCTCTTCAGTTGTTGTgcaacacatctgaaagccaaggagcagaacaagacgttttcttgggtttagtggacagagggcagagaaagtccatagttgaggaaagagatgagaggaaagtatctgtggctgagaacaagggtagtgaggaaaaagactccgGATCagcaagagaagaaagagtgacagaagcaacagaagaaggggagacagagtgaaggttgcggcgggtaagggcgagggggtgagaggtagttttaggtaggaaagggagagtgatggtgaaggataccaggtgatgatcggagacaggtagtggggtagcagtcatgtctgtagctggatAAGgacaggtgaaaaccaggtccaggacattgcctcctttgtgtgtggggatgtagctgttgagtgtcagggcaaatgagtcaagaagagtcaggagggaagaagattgaagcttgtcagaggggaggttgaaatcaccaaacactgtcagaggggagctatcggaagggaaagcactaagcagtgtgtccatttcttccaggaagcctcctaggggaccaggagggcagtagacaacaatgataacaaagTTGATTGGAGATGTGACAGAAATGGCATGGACTTCAAAAGAgaagatggttaaatgagacaagaggagaggtgtaaagcaccatctctttgacaacaataagcctgtaccaccacccctgcccgattctcgtggtgagtgagagacagcataggcagaggataaagcagctggtgtagcattGTTCTGTGGGGATGTCCAGGTTTCTGttagtgcaagaaaatcaaaggagtaatgggaagttaaagcagagataaaatcagctttctttccagcagactggcaattccagagcccacctacaaccactgtttgagacttacacaacagaggagggtagatgaggttactgggattgtgacctctgctctgtggacgaaaGCTTCTGTGacagtaggaattgagtacagagaagGGTTTGAGGCAGATATCTGCAGTCAACCAAGAGTGGGATTTacggtatggtagaatatatcaaacagtactagacacttatgttacaacagtgttactcattgcgcggctgaacagaaatgaatagcaacaaagcaatgtgacagtgacaaaagaggtaactgatggggagcatgcatcatccccAACTCGAGAGGAAGACGGAGACAGAGGTTGTGGAGAGTCCGCGCCTGCTAAAAAAGGAAAGGTGCGAGTCATACAAGATGAGCATAGAAAATttcaagaaaagtggacagatgaatttttatttgtccttcacGGATCGAACCCTTTGTGTTTACGTGTCTCATCTCAGCATTAAGGTAATCCTGCTTATTATCATTAAGAGAAATCATCTTGTCTCAGTTACCAATTTGACAGgtgcataataaagaatgatttttaagtaattattgtattgcaatattgtacattgtatatgaaagtggctctcctattgactttgtcctatcagtgtggctcacatgaaaaaaatagtgaagaccactgtgttacaatgtgttacgagtaagccctgcccacaattcacaccttcaggtagactgaaactactcctgattaatcagctgagagaacaactaaGCAAAGTCCAACGCTATAagatcaacaatggtatagaatataacacaattcaaatcacactactctgagttaagcagatacttttataaaatcatttatacatttataaattttatatatatatatatatatatatatatatatatatatatatatatatatatatatatatatgtatgtatttaatgaatGCAATTGTATAACTTTACATAAGATTATTATCTCATTTCACAGTATaggtgtatactgtgtgtgtgtgtatatatatacacatttataaatgatgatatatatatatatatatatatatatatatatatatatatatatatatataaatatataatgcatattaataacTTTGTATAAGaatattttcttctttcatagtatatgtatatatatatatttttttctaaatttctgTCACCTTAATGTctaatatttgtacattttttgtagttttgtatgaaaatatttacatatatgtaATGAACGtgctgagtttttatttttaataattaaagtaagattattttttccctcacttCCCTCATCGCTGCAACAACTATGAGACCCACTAACTGTATACACGTCTCGTGCAGCATCCCTTACCTCAGGCCTGCCGTTTATGGGTCGCAACCCAAATGACTCATCACTCCCTACGTAGTTAGAATATACATCGCGTGTGACGCAATACGGTCTCCGCACTACGTCGTTTACTACGGGTCTGAGTTATATCCATTTGGGACGCAGCCATATAAATGCGGTACGTCTCCTTTAAGAATCTGGGATTTGGGAGTGACGCGGATACGAAAGCCTGTTGATccattttaggttttttttgcaACGAAAATTTCTTGGACAACGGAAAAGTCGCTCGTTTCTTAAAGCTGGGTGTTAGGGTGCTAGTTGATCATGTATGACGTTAAACggcaaaaaaaagaaggattatctgttttttagttttctttttgctCCTTTTGTTGACGTTCGTTAATTCAGTTTAAGTTTTAAACCGAACAGCAGTTTGGAGCCGATAAGGAACCGACACCATGGACTGGGGAACCGACCTGTGGGTGAGTTTAAACTAATACATCATAGGTTctttatgctttattttgtcTCCCTAAACCAAAAAGCATCTTTCAGGgcgaaaaaaaaagtttctctgtTTTCCCTCAAACGCTTTCAGTCTCTATGGTGAACAGCAGATATATGACTGACAAGACAAATGAGGTGTTTAATTTAGACTTTGTGTTGTAGAACTGATCCTATAGGATGCGACACCGTTAACATTCCCCTTGTGTCGTGTTGTAAACGGCTCTAACTGGGAGAGCTGATAATCCGCCTGGGGCTATGTGTGTTAAACTGGTCTGTACTGATAATAAGTCATTCTGTTCATACTGTG contains the following coding sequences:
- the LOC132837594 gene encoding vascular cell adhesion protein 1-like — protein: MDWGTDLWIFKFNWTLLYLTQLPGMVLLALQNGDGCTITIQPAKLVVEFGASATANCSTTITHNGMGWEAVTGAVDLTKGVQFLIWRVESLKYWDTQPICYINAHMQCESELPVTVYKRPEKVSISTVDHTGPMIEGKQYKLDCDVQNVAPVNLLTVNWYKGQPGQLVKSVQFNNISSKTPVNRSTELSISTSKEDDGVQYRCEAKLELGPEGPQPPPIKTSDPLSIIVHYGPEIQPVTRSEVVKAGNDLSLSCTAEGNPEPEVSWSFQNQTKATGRRQTILNLSKANSADAGEYLCTASNELGSKTRTVSLTVEESNTRTIIICVGVLLLILIIAYGIYIFVRRR